In Colletotrichum destructivum chromosome 1, complete sequence, the sequence TTCTAGCTCCGGCCCTCGGTCTCCTAGCTTTGCCGGTGTCTCTTCACCTGTCCGTTTTTGATCTCGTTCAGACGCATCATGAGATCCGCTCACTTCTGGAACCTCTGCAGCTCTAGTGATCCCGCATATATGACCCCTGGTCGCTATTCTCCCGTTCCTTCTTCCCTGTCGGATCACACACTCACGTCCCTCGAAAAGACCACTCGTTGCCGTCTACTTCACGAACTCGGCGGTACCTCACACAAGCACCCGATTTCTTCGACGATATCCGTTACATACAAACAACAGGAACAACCAGGCCTAGGATACCCCAGAGGCGAACATACGAGCAGATCCACGCAAACCTACCAAACACGTCACCCCGCGCCAGCACCGAAGCTGAAGGAGACGACTTCATGTCCTCCGACCAGCCGCGGGTCGTCGAGAGCAGACCGTCGGCTTTGACGTCCAACCCGGTGcacgaagccgaggacgaaaaGGACCATGGCAATGTCGAACACCCGTTGTCGGGCGAACAAGTACGGGACGTCATTCGCCTGATTCAATGTCGGAAATGCTCCCGTCCCCTTCGAGATCCCATTACACTGCCATGCGGCCGAAGCCTTTGCAGACGCTGCCTCCCCGAGACACATACCCGAGAACATATATCCTACCCCGCCACGCCAAATAGGTTACGGGGTTTCGAATGCCCTTACCAAGAATGTGGTCGAAGCCATGCTGTTGGTGACTGTGGCGTCGATGTCATTCTCACCAAGGCAGTCAACAACTTCAAGGCTGAAATGGAAAAGGCGAGAGACACCATCACAACGGCCGAGATCTCCACCCATGTCATAATACTGCGCCCGGGCGCCGGACAGATGGGGAGCGAAGTTGACGATGAGACGACGTCCAGGATTGTCAAGGGGGGACCGTTGGTCGCTGTTTATACTCTGGCCGAGTCGGGTGAGTTGGATTACAGCTCTAATGTCACATTGGCGGAGGTCTCCTCACTCGGGGACGAAGCCGCCACTATCGACACCAGGACCTTTTCCAAGGTCAAAGAGACGGTGCGGACAGAGATGGACTGCCAGGTCTGCTACGCCTTGTTCTACGACCCTCTGACGACTGTGTGCGGCCACACCTTTTGTCGGTCTTGCCTTCATCGGGTCCTGGATCACTCCTCGTACTGTCCTA encodes:
- a CDS encoding Putative Zinc finger, RING-type, Lon protease domain, Zinc finger, RING/FYVE/PHD-type, with translation MRSAHFWNLCSSSDPAYMTPDHSLPSTSRTRRYLTQAPDFFDDIRYIQTTGTTRPRIPQRRTYEQIHANLPNTSPRASTEAEGDDFMSSDQPRVVESRPSALTSNPVHEAEDEKDHGNVEHPLSGEQVRDVIRLIQCRKCSRPLRDPITLPCGRSLCRRCLPETHTREHISYPATPNRLRGFECPYQECGRSHAVGDCGVDVILTKAVNNFKAEMEKARDTITTAEISTHVIILRPGAGQMGSEVDDETTSRIVKGGPLVAVYTLAESGELDYSSNVTLAEVSSLGDEAATIDTRTFSKVKETVRTEMDCQVCYALFYDPLTTVCGHTFCRSCLHRVLDHSSYCPICRRGLSVSPLLYRESCPSNEHLKTIIQTFWADAVLTRGDALAAEALNRHREFDIPIFVCTLSFPMMPTFLHVFEPRYRLMIRRALEGDRTFGMVLPQRPRTANDTHFVEYGTLLRIVNAEYFADGRSLIETVGISRFRITRNGILDGYLVGSIERIDDISIAEEEDLEATETQQALERYESAATHLSEESTTSRPTTPEDLSKMPTSELLSLGVSFVTRMQQQSVPWLAQRMLTIYGECPNDPALFPWWFASILPAKEYEKYKLLETRSVRERLKICCGWILEWESSTWSLSDCRIF